The nucleotide sequence TTCCGAAAATATTCCGTCCTTAAGGATAGGCCTCTTACGCCTTTTTTTTGAGTTCCAAACTCTTGTATATTCAGGGTAAAAGGTTATAGTGGTCTATTGTTAAAAACGCGAAAAGGAATAACCGGCAGGTTCAAATACGATCTTTTTCGGATCTTTTCAGGATTCGAAAAAAGGATTTCTTCCATGATAAAAAAAGGCGGAGGAAACTTCTTTTTGAATTGTTAGCTAGGTAGTATGGTTGTGAGTACAGAGCAAACTTCGGGTATATCGGATCAAGAAACAAGCTGGGAAAGTGTATTCTCTCTCAAGATCAGTTCGGATAGTCTTGGCGCCGATCTGACGATCCGTCCAGGTATGATTAAGGGAAGGGCTCTTTCCACCAGCATCATTATCGAGTATCTTCATAATAAGGATATCTCCCAAGATCGTATCATTGGGGACAATATCTATGGTGCGTTAAAACAATTGCAATCATCCACCGCTCGGATGGATTTTTCTCCTATTTCTTTTGTTGTGGCCCAAGGTTTTCCCCCCGTTAAAGGTGAGGATGGTTGGGTAAAATTTTACCATCCCCAGGCCCAAAGGGTCAAGATCGGGGAAGATGGACATGCGGATTATAGGAATATCGAAAGGTATATTTACGTAAAGGCGGGGGAAAAACTTGCGACCCTTTTCGAAGGGATCCCTGGTAAACCCGGTATGGACGTTTTCGGAAAACCCATTGCTCCACCTTCTATTAAGAGACCTAAAATTACGATCGGTAAGAATGTTCAGGAAAAGGGGTTAGTCCAAGATAATAAACCCTTAGTAGAGTATTTTGCCACCTGCAACGGTGCGATCTTTTCCACCGAGTCTTCCATTACCGTTTCCCAAGAATTGCAGATCGATTCCAATGTGGGACTCTCAACAGGAAATATCAATTATGACGGAAACGTTTTAGTAAAAGGAGATGTGGAAGCTGCTACCTCCATCAAAACCCAAGGGAATTTGATGGTAAAAGGGAATGTGGAGACATCCGACTTGGTGATCGCCCGAGACCTAGAAGTGAGCGGCGGGATCAAAGGTGACGGAAAGAATATCATTAAAATAGGCGGACATCTTTACGCTAAGTTCATTGAGAACGCGGAGATAGAGGTGGATGGAGATGTTGTTGTCGAAGGTTTTATCCTGAACTCAAAGATCCATTCTCTAGGTAACGTGATCCTGAACGGTTCCAGCGGAAATTTAGTATCTTCTACCGTTTCTACGTATATGGGATTGACCTGCGCAAATCTCGGTTCCCAGGCGGAGTTAGATGTAACTGTGGAGTTAGGATTTCATTTTAGGAACGAAAAAAGTTTCCAAGATCTGACTAAACGTCTCCAAGTTGCGGAGAAGGAAATAGAGAAGGTCCTTCCTAAGGTCCAACAGATCAAACAGATGGTTCAAAGATCCAGGGGGCAGATACCTGAGGATAAAAAAGAAGGTTATCGTAAGGTTTTCGAGGAATACAATAAGCAGAATAAATTCATAGAACTTGTAAAACAAAAACTGGAAGTCTTAAAATCTTCCAGATTTAATACAGGGGAAGTGCAGCTTGTTGTGCGAAAGGGCGCGTATAAAGGAAGTATCATCAAGTATAGAAGGCAGGTGGAGAAGGTTGAAAAATTCCAATCTGCTTTTATGATGCGATTCCAGCCGGGCCAAGACAAGGCCGCAATGGTCGCAATCAAACCGCAAAAGTAATCAACTGAAAAAATCTCTGATCTTATCCGGAGGAACGATTCCTTTCTCCGTGATAAATGCTTTGATCAGATTCGCTGGAGTCACATCGAAAGAAGGATTGAGCGCTTTTACTCCGACTGGAGCGATTACTCCTTCGGAAAGGATCGCTTCTCCTTTTTCGTTTTTCAAAAAGTTCAAACGAGTGACCTCGTCTTGGGTCCTCATTTCTATCGGAATTTGGGATCCGTCAGCGATTTTAAAGTCGAAACTTTTTTCCGTGGCTGCTACATAAAAAGGGATCCCATGGTGTTTCGCTAAAACCGCCAAAGGATAGGTTCCTATCTTATTCGCCGAATCACCGTTGGCTGCTACTCTATCCACACCTACGATGACAGCGTCTATTTTTTGGGAGGACATGAGCCAGCCGGCCATACTATCCGTGATCAGATAGTTTTCGATCCCTTCTTCCATGAGTTCCCAGGCGGTGAGTCTCGCTCCTTGCAGATAGGGACGGGTCTCGTCTGCATACACCGTAAGATCATGACCGGCGTCTTTGAGAGAACGGATGACCCCGAGCGCAGTCCCATGACCTGCAGTTGCAAGAGCGCCGGTATTACAATGAGTGATAATTTTTAGTTTCGAAGGAGTGGAAGGAAAAAGACTTACGCCGTTCTTCGCTAATGCTAAATTGTTCCGGATATCTTCATCGAAAACATGGATGGCGAATTCTTCCGATTTTTGTTGGAGTTCCGACAGAGACACTTTGTCATATACTTCTTTTGGAAAAATGGAAGAAAGTTCCTCGAAAGCCCTGCGTAGATTTACCGCAGTTGGCCTCGAAGATAGGATCTTGGAAAGTATACTCTGGAATTCTTGGTAATCCGGTTTGTTAGAAAATTTTTTCAATTCCAAGACCGCTCCGAATAACCCGGTAATGGCGATCGCAGGAGCTCCACGAACCACCATTTCTTTGATGGCAAAAATTGCGTCCTCGGAATTTCGAGCGGTAAACCATTCTTTTTTGCCTGGGATCTGTCTTTGGTCCAAAAGTTTGAGTCCTTCTTTCTCCCAAAAAATCGGCCTTAAGTTCTCTTTTTTCATTTTTTTACACTCCGAGGCTAAAGCAGGCCTTTCCTTTCTTCGATGATAAAACTGTGATTGAAATCATCCACCGACTCCCCGGAGGATGAGGACGAACCGGGGCCGATCCCGCCCCGGCTTTGCCTACTTGACTAGGATACCAGTACCTTTAATCCTTACATAATGGCAAAGAGAAATCCGACCTCAGGTCCGAAGCTTTTCGGATTCTCGCTCGTTCACCCGTTGAACCTGGTCTTATTCTTCAATATTTTCGTCTGGGCGCTTCTGATGATGGAAGGTGGACGAGGAATTATCACATACTTTTTCGGACTCAACCCAAGCCTGGTCATCGAAAAAAAAATGTATTGGCAGGTGTTCACGTACGGATTCCTACATGTGGTAGGCGGCGACTTCTTCTCTTCTCTCATCCATATCGGTATGAATATGTTCGGACTTTTCACTGTCGGATTCTGGCTCTGCAGATATATCGGCGGTTGGAAATTTTTAAGCGTGTATCTTCTCTCCCAACTAGGTGGGGGACTTTTCGTATTGTCTTTTTCTTATATAGGTTGGAAGACGGGGCTTGTTCCGGAAAATTCCATCTGGGATAGTTATCATTCCGCAACCGTAGGTGCAAGTGGCGGAGTTTTCGGTGTGCTTGCGGCATTCAGTTTAATGTTCCCCGAAGCAAGATTTGTTTTTCCACCCGTAAGAGCGAAATTTGCTCCTTGGGTCCTGATCGGTTTCGGATTTTCATTTGATGCGTATTATCTTCTGCAATTCCATTCCAGCGGGGTAATGTCCCAAAGTTTTTTCGGGATGATGAGTAACTCCGGTCATTTAGGTGGAGCGGTGTTCGGTCTACTGAGTCTTTTAGGGATCCAAAAATTCGGAGGAAAAACCAAAACCCCAATCTTTGTAAGAAGGTGGGATAAGCCTAAGGAAAATCAGGAGAGAGTAGTTGTTCGTCCCAAAAATATAGAAGACCCATTCGAGACACAGATCCGAAAAAATAGAGAACTCTTAAGTCAACTGTATGGAATTTCGAATGCAAGGGAGAAGGAAAATTTACTGGTTCCTATACAGGCGGAAAATACGAATCTATGTCCTCCATCAGACTACAATCCGGAGGATACATTTTGTCTTCGTTGTGAATGGCTTCAAAACTGCGAATTGAGAAAATTAAAGAAAGAACACCCAGAACTTTGAAAGAATTTATACGAACTTTTTCGTCTATCTTCTTATAACAAGTATTGGGCGGAAATTTCTGGACATAAATTGAATACGTCCATAGAATAGTTTCCGTCCGAAAATTCGGACAATCGACTTTGAGGACCTCAGTAAAATTGGCGGATAAAAAGAAAACAGTTCTTCCCGAGGTTCTTATGAGGGAAAAATTACAAAAGATCGCCCTTAATGAAAAAGCTAAAGCTTCTAAGATAATCGGATCGGAGAAAGGGAATTCGGGAACCGATCCCAAAAGAGACGAGGGGCCTGGTTCTAAAATTTACAAGGCCATTGACGAGGCTCTCGCAGATCTCAGATATTATTTTTTAGAAGGCGAATACAAAGACAGGGTCGCCGACTTATTTAATCGTAACGAAAGCCAGTTCGATCGATTAGGGATCACTCCCAGAAGATTTTTAGAGTTCGCCAGAGAGTCTTTCGATCGTTTTAAACAATTACAGAAAAAAATGCCTTTGGAGCCAATGAACAAAAAAGGTTGGGAATATCTGGAAAGAAGTTTGTTGGAACTGATCGGCAAACTGAACGATAAATTTAATAAATAAAAAAGCCGCAGGACTCTGCGGCTTTTTTATTTGTAGGCATATCTAAAAGATTAGAAGAATCTTTTTGCTGCTTCTTCCGGAATTGCGATACCCGTAAGTTTTGCTTTTTGAAGAACTTCCCAGAAATAACGATAAGTCGCTCTGTCGTGAAGATCTCCGTCGTGTTGGATGGGTCCCCATTCCGCATCTTGCGCTTTTACAAGGATTGCAGCGGAAGTTTGGACTTCGCTATAGTCCGGAGCCATCGCGTCTAAGATCGCTTGGATCTGGGTTGGATAGATGGACCACATACGAAGGAATCCGAATTCGTCATGAGCTCTTTTCGCGTCTTTATACGTTTGGTATTGGTTTTTCAGGTCCAAAGTGACGTTGTGAGCTGGGATTACCCCGTTTGCTAATGCGGCAGCCACACAAGTAGCTTTCGCTCTTCTTAATAATTCGTGATCGAATTGTCCCGGACTCTTCATACAAGAAGCTGGGATTGCTCCGTGATGGCCGGAGATAAAGTCCATTAGACCGAAATCGATTACTTGCATCCAAGGAAGAGCGGCGATCTTTTCCACATCCGCAAGAGCTCCATGAGTTTCGATCAGAACATGGATTGGGATCTCTCTAGTGATCCCTGCTTTTTTAGCAGCCCCTTGGATATAAGTGATCATTTCTTCCACTTGAGAAGCTTTTGTAGGTTTAGGAATTGTGATGTATGCGATCTTGTTTCCTGCACCCGGAACGATAATGTCTACGTCTTGTTTCCAGTAAGAATTGGTATAATCGTGGATCCTTACACCGCTCATATTGTGTTTATTGAGTTCGGAGTTTTGGATGCGGACGATCATTTCCGCGTGTTCTTTTTCCTTTCCGGTTTGCGCTCCGTCCTCACAGTCCATTGTAATGTCGAAAAGACCGCCGAGTTTGTTTTGTAACTCCAGAGCTTTTGTGATCAGTTTATCGGATCCGGCAAAATGTTCACAGGCCGGGATGATGGGGAAAGGTTTTTCTCCTTCGAATAATGCATCCTTAGGATGTGTTAATTTGGACATAAAAGTACCTTTTGAGTTTTTGCGATTTTAGCCTAGCTCGGCTGTCTTAGAACAGGGTTTTCAGAAAAGGCCTTCCAGGCAACGGATTTTTGGAAGTGTTGGCTCAAGCTTCTAAGAGTTGTAGAATGACCGCTTTCTGTGCATCCAGTCGATTCTCCGCCTGTTGGAAGATGATGGATCTAGGACTTCTGACCACATCTCTAGTGATCTCGTATCCTGAGTGGATAGGCATATCATGCATCACCTTTGCCTTGGTCTCTTTTAATAATGCCTCGTTAATTTGAAAAGGCATCATTAGGTTCATCCGCTCCTTTTTCTTATCCGCGAACGCAGGATCATTGAAGAACTCCATGTCCACCCAGGTATCCGTATAAATATAATCCGCATTTTTTACGGAACGAATCAGGTCCGTCTCCCATTGGATGGTGCCCTTCTTCTTGGCTCTTTCCACGGTCTCTTGGTCTATATTTTCCGTCTCAGCGATCGGAGTGAGAAGTGTGAGTTCCATTCCTAAAGCGGAAGTGATCCCAATCAGCGAATTCACTACGTTATTATGCACGCCGATATAGGTGAGCTTTAACTCTTTAAGAGGTTTAGGATTGTCCATTACGATTGTAAGAATATCCGCGAGAGACTGGCAAGGGTGGAATTTATTACAACATCCGTTGATAACCGGCACCTGAGAACCTGACTTTAACTGTAAAAGTTCTTCGTGTTTTCTCATCCGGGCCATGATAACGGAAACGTTTCTGGAAAGATATTCCGCTTCCAGGTCGATGTCGGAGAGTAGAAAGTTAGAAGTCATCCAATCCAAATAGATCGCATGTCCTCCCATCTCGGTCATTGCTACTTCGAAGGAAACTCTGGTACGAGTGCTCGTCTTTTGGAAGAGCATAGCAAGCGTCCTACCTGTCATATGCCCCAGATAATTAGCCCTATGATTTTTGACATGTACGGCAAATTGCAAAAGGTCTAGGACCTCGGCGTCAGACCAATCTAGCCAAGAGATAAGATGTTTAATTTTAGGACTTTCCATAGACCGCTAAACTATTACAGTCTAAAAAATCAACGCTGCTGGATTCGACAATCTCAAAACTCTGGGAGATAGGCGAGGAAAAAGGGGAGGGAAGCAAATCTCCCTCCCTAAGTGTTTTCCGGGGAAAAAAGCGTGATCCAATCTTTTTTACAAGAAATGAATTCGGCCGGAATAGTAAGACCTTTCGGTTACGCCGGTTTTACCGAAGGAATACGAATCCGTGAAGAATTAGGCTCTGTTTTCATGCTGACAAGGGCCATCGTTTCAAAAACGTTTCCTATTAGAGAGGGGAACCGTGTCGGAAAGCGTTATTGGCCAGAATATAGTGGAAGAAGAAACCAAACGTAGGAGAACCTTCGCAATCATTGCCCATCCGGACGCGGGTAAGACCACCCTGACCGAAAAGCTTCTTTTATACGGAGGCGCTATCCAACTTGCGGGAGCGGTGAAGGCACGTAAAAACCGTAAGGCGGCAACTTCCGATTGGATGGAAATGGAAAAGGAGAAGGGAATCTCCATTACTTCCGCTGCACTTCAGTTCGAGTACAAAAATCATGTATTAAATTTATTGGATACTCCGGGTCACGAAGACTTCTCCGAAGATACCTACCGCACATTGATTGCCGCAGACACCGCAGTGATGGTATTAGACGCAGGTAAGGGAGTGGAACCTCAAACGATCAAATTGTTTAAAGTCTGTAGAGATCGTGGGATACCGATCGTTACGTTCGTAAACAAGATGGACCGCCCTACTAAAACAATGTTCGAACTTTTAGACGAGATCGAAAAAGTTTTAGGCATCACTGCTATCCCGATGGTATGGCCGATCGGAACCGGAGTGGATTT is from Leptospira sp. WS58.C1 and encodes:
- a CDS encoding DUF342 domain-containing protein; its protein translation is MVVSTEQTSGISDQETSWESVFSLKISSDSLGADLTIRPGMIKGRALSTSIIIEYLHNKDISQDRIIGDNIYGALKQLQSSTARMDFSPISFVVAQGFPPVKGEDGWVKFYHPQAQRVKIGEDGHADYRNIERYIYVKAGEKLATLFEGIPGKPGMDVFGKPIAPPSIKRPKITIGKNVQEKGLVQDNKPLVEYFATCNGAIFSTESSITVSQELQIDSNVGLSTGNINYDGNVLVKGDVEAATSIKTQGNLMVKGNVETSDLVIARDLEVSGGIKGDGKNIIKIGGHLYAKFIENAEIEVDGDVVVEGFILNSKIHSLGNVILNGSSGNLVSSTVSTYMGLTCANLGSQAELDVTVELGFHFRNEKSFQDLTKRLQVAEKEIEKVLPKVQQIKQMVQRSRGQIPEDKKEGYRKVFEEYNKQNKFIELVKQKLEVLKSSRFNTGEVQLVVRKGAYKGSIIKYRRQVEKVEKFQSAFMMRFQPGQDKAAMVAIKPQK
- a CDS encoding LIC11177 family protein codes for the protein MADKKKTVLPEVLMREKLQKIALNEKAKASKIIGSEKGNSGTDPKRDEGPGSKIYKAIDEALADLRYYFLEGEYKDRVADLFNRNESQFDRLGITPRRFLEFARESFDRFKQLQKKMPLEPMNKKGWEYLERSLLELIGKLNDKFNK
- a CDS encoding HpcH/HpaI aldolase/citrate lyase family protein, coding for MSKLTHPKDALFEGEKPFPIIPACEHFAGSDKLITKALELQNKLGGLFDITMDCEDGAQTGKEKEHAEMIVRIQNSELNKHNMSGVRIHDYTNSYWKQDVDIIVPGAGNKIAYITIPKPTKASQVEEMITYIQGAAKKAGITREIPIHVLIETHGALADVEKIAALPWMQVIDFGLMDFISGHHGAIPASCMKSPGQFDHELLRRAKATCVAAALANGVIPAHNVTLDLKNQYQTYKDAKRAHDEFGFLRMWSIYPTQIQAILDAMAPDYSEVQTSAAILVKAQDAEWGPIQHDGDLHDRATYRYFWEVLQKAKLTGIAIPEEAAKRFF
- a CDS encoding ornithine carbamoyltransferase, translating into MESPKIKHLISWLDWSDAEVLDLLQFAVHVKNHRANYLGHMTGRTLAMLFQKTSTRTRVSFEVAMTEMGGHAIYLDWMTSNFLLSDIDLEAEYLSRNVSVIMARMRKHEELLQLKSGSQVPVINGCCNKFHPCQSLADILTIVMDNPKPLKELKLTYIGVHNNVVNSLIGITSALGMELTLLTPIAETENIDQETVERAKKKGTIQWETDLIRSVKNADYIYTDTWVDMEFFNDPAFADKKKERMNLMMPFQINEALLKETKAKVMHDMPIHSGYEITRDVVRSPRSIIFQQAENRLDAQKAVILQLLEA
- a CDS encoding rhomboid family intramembrane serine protease, which translates into the protein MAKRNPTSGPKLFGFSLVHPLNLVLFFNIFVWALLMMEGGRGIITYFFGLNPSLVIEKKMYWQVFTYGFLHVVGGDFFSSLIHIGMNMFGLFTVGFWLCRYIGGWKFLSVYLLSQLGGGLFVLSFSYIGWKTGLVPENSIWDSYHSATVGASGGVFGVLAAFSLMFPEARFVFPPVRAKFAPWVLIGFGFSFDAYYLLQFHSSGVMSQSFFGMMSNSGHLGGAVFGLLSLLGIQKFGGKTKTPIFVRRWDKPKENQERVVVRPKNIEDPFETQIRKNRELLSQLYGISNAREKENLLVPIQAENTNLCPPSDYNPEDTFCLRCEWLQNCELRKLKKEHPEL
- the mtnA gene encoding S-methyl-5-thioribose-1-phosphate isomerase — translated: MKKENLRPIFWEKEGLKLLDQRQIPGKKEWFTARNSEDAIFAIKEMVVRGAPAIAITGLFGAVLELKKFSNKPDYQEFQSILSKILSSRPTAVNLRRAFEELSSIFPKEVYDKVSLSELQQKSEEFAIHVFDEDIRNNLALAKNGVSLFPSTPSKLKIITHCNTGALATAGHGTALGVIRSLKDAGHDLTVYADETRPYLQGARLTAWELMEEGIENYLITDSMAGWLMSSQKIDAVIVGVDRVAANGDSANKIGTYPLAVLAKHHGIPFYVAATEKSFDFKIADGSQIPIEMRTQDEVTRLNFLKNEKGEAILSEGVIAPVGVKALNPSFDVTPANLIKAFITEKGIVPPDKIRDFFS